The following nucleotide sequence is from Paenibacillus odorifer.
CGCCTAGACCTGAACCCAGCTTCGGAACCCCGATCGAAAAGAACAGAACTGGAATTACGATGCCCAACAAACCTAGAGGTAGGCCGTATTTCCAAAGCCCATCGGTAATCGCACCGTCATATAAAAACGAAGGAGAAAAAACAGTCATAATAATAACCATTGCACTAGTGGTCATATACAAGCTTTTATTAACGGCAGGTACCTGCGTAGCTACTCTTCCACTCACAAAAATATAGAAGGCAAACGACACGGCTGACATTAAGCCAAAAACCACACCAGTGGTCGTGATTCCACCTACACTCGGCTCAAGGATGCCCCCCGCTAATACCGTACCAATTAGAAGGATAACCATCGAAATCACTTTTTCCCGACTAGGAAGTTTTCGATCTACAACCGCCTCCAGAATTACACCGATCCAAGTAAATTGGAATAACAGTACAATCGCAATCGAAGCAGGTAATTGTTCAACGGCGAAGCCATAAAATATGCCAGTTAAACTGATGGTGATCCCAGCGGCTAATAATTTTCCGCCTGTTTTTAGCCCTAATTTCTTTCGGGAAAATAATAAGACCAGCAAGAGCAGCATACACCATCCAAAAAAGTATTGTGATCCTACCAATTGTTTCATTCTAAAGCCATCGTTCATTCCAAGCTTGACGATTGTAGAAAGCGAGCCATAACTACAAGCGCCTAAAAAAACTAGTAAAGCATATTTGAATAACTTCATATTCATCGTAAACCTCTTCCCTTTCTCTTGAGCAAGCTCATTAACATAATAAAGCCCCTTGTCATCGAAATGACAAGGGGCGATTGAAACCAAAGAATACATCTTTGACAAAATTCCGCCACTCCATCCACTGGATAGAGTTTGGTTTATTTACTTATAACAACTCCAATCATAATATGATAAATCACACAGGGTGTCAACTTGAAATTTAAGGATTTAGCTGGAACAATCGATAGACAATAACAGCTGCCTGAGCACGAGTTGTCTTGGCTTTAGGTGCAAAGTTATCTTTGCCTACACCTTGAATAATCTTTGCTCCGCTCATGAATTGTACAGCCTCACGAGCGTAGGATGAAACGTCAGCGGCATCATTGAAACTCACTGGCTGGTCCACTCCCACGACCGTAAGTTTGGCGAGTTGTGCTGCACGATAAGCCATCAACGCCATTTCCTCACGGCTAATTGTTTCATTAGCACCGAAGGTTCCATCAGATCTGCCCTGAATAATTCCTAGCTTCTGAGCAGCAGCAACGGAGCTGTAGTACCAAGCATCCAGCGAAATATCCTTAAATGTACTTGCCGCACTACCTTCCTCCAACTCTAGTGCAAGCATCAGCATCTTCAGGAACTGCGCCCGAGTTACATTCAGCTGTGGCCCGAAGTTATGATCTCCGGTGCCATTCAGAATATCTCTGGCGGCAAGGGCTTGAATGCTATTTTGTGCCCACCCTAGTCCAGCGATATCCTTAAAGGAATTTTCCGCATATCCTACTACGAATCTGCTGGAATTGTCTGGTCTGAAGATGATCTTGCCAGTTGTCGGATTAAACTGGGAGTTTCTAACCACCTCTACAGTCCCGTCTTCACGGATTTGGTAGGCTACTATTTGTTCTACACCTGAAGTTGTCTTTGGTTTGTAATCCCGTTCAACCTTCAGTCCACGCCCAAAGCTGTCAAACTGTTTGCCATCAACAAAGAACTTAAACTCATAAATATCCCCGACATCCGTCTGAAGCGACAGTGTCTTCGCGTCAACTTTGCCAACTACAAGCTTAACGCTTGCGGCGTCAGATCCTGCCATCGCAAGAAGCAGGTCAGCATTTATTCGGAACGTAGACAATCCCATGTCTATTTCCAAAAGTTGAATTGCTTTTGCTCCCGCTCCAGCCAACTCACGAGCTGGCAAGGTCAGTTCAACCACCGAGCTGGCAGAGGATGGCTTCACTGTGATTCTCAATACTCCATTCTGCATTGAGCCAATTGCTTGTTGCAGAATCGTCGAGGATACCTCTGCAATAGCTTTACCATTCACATCCGCTGTCACGGAAAGAGTAACTCCATCTGCGTTCACAGTTGGTTCCGGTTGTTTCACTGGTTTGACTGTCGTTGAAGATGAAGTACCGCCCGATTCTGAAACCTGCGATTCTGCCTTAATCTCAATGGACATCGTACCTACAACACCGGAGTCATCTTTAGCTGT
It contains:
- a CDS encoding EamA family transporter, producing the protein MKLFKYALLVFLGACSYGSLSTIVKLGMNDGFRMKQLVGSQYFFGWCMLLLLVLLFSRKKLGLKTGGKLLAAGITISLTGIFYGFAVEQLPASIAIVLLFQFTWIGVILEAVVDRKLPSREKVISMVILLIGTVLAGGILEPSVGGITTTGVVFGLMSAVSFAFYIFVSGRVATQVPAVNKSLYMTTSAMVIIMTVFSPSFLYDGAITDGLWKYGLPLGLLGIVIPVLFFSIGVPKLGSGLGAILGAAELPAAVVASVLVLQEEVSLLRWIGIIVVLIGIAAPQILPMGTGEKSSKLSPKQSLRKVEL